The following proteins come from a genomic window of Mycobacterium sp. DL:
- a CDS encoding isochorismate synthase — MTREPTFVLTGPDGVIVADGVHTAFPRIADARAALASHSAPIIVGALPFDISRPAALIRPQTVGFTDALPAWPTRELAGARIAETIPPADEHRARVATALQRLRDPNGDLRKVVLARALRVIADGPLDARSVLQRLVANDAQASAYLVDLSAAGDGYSGAALIGASPELLVARRGQQVLCRPFAGSAPRLPDAEADEASGAALAESAKNRHEHQLVVDALRAALEPLCTDLDIAEQPQLTKTAAVWHLYTPISGVLRERSTTALDLAIALHPTPAVGGSPTAQATALIDEIEGDRGFYAGAVGWCDQRGDGRWVVSIRGAQLSADRRTADAHSGGGIVAESDPDDEVEETTTKFKTILAALGVQP; from the coding sequence GTGACCCGCGAACCGACGTTCGTTCTCACCGGCCCGGACGGTGTCATCGTCGCCGACGGCGTGCACACGGCGTTCCCGCGGATCGCCGACGCGCGGGCCGCACTGGCCTCCCACAGTGCGCCGATCATTGTGGGCGCCTTGCCTTTTGACATCTCACGACCGGCGGCGTTGATCCGGCCGCAGACAGTCGGTTTCACCGATGCCCTGCCCGCCTGGCCGACGCGCGAATTGGCCGGCGCGCGGATCGCCGAGACGATCCCGCCCGCCGACGAGCACCGGGCCCGGGTCGCCACGGCCCTACAGCGCCTTCGCGACCCGAACGGTGATCTGCGCAAGGTGGTGCTGGCCCGTGCGCTGCGGGTGATCGCCGACGGACCGCTGGACGCCCGAAGCGTGTTGCAGCGACTGGTCGCCAACGACGCACAGGCCAGTGCCTACCTGGTGGACCTGTCAGCTGCCGGTGACGGGTACTCCGGCGCCGCGCTGATCGGTGCCAGCCCCGAACTGCTGGTCGCCCGTCGCGGACAGCAGGTGCTGTGCCGCCCGTTCGCCGGTTCCGCACCGCGGCTACCCGATGCAGAGGCCGACGAGGCCAGTGGCGCCGCACTCGCCGAATCGGCCAAGAACCGCCATGAGCATCAACTCGTCGTCGACGCTCTGCGGGCCGCGCTCGAACCCCTGTGCACCGACTTGGACATCGCCGAGCAACCTCAGCTCACCAAGACCGCCGCGGTCTGGCACCTCTACACGCCGATCTCGGGGGTTCTGCGCGAAAGATCAACGACTGCTTTGGATCTGGCGATTGCCCTGCATCCCACCCCGGCTGTCGGCGGCTCCCCCACCGCACAGGCCACCGCGCTCATCGACGAGATCGAGGGCGACCGAGGCTTCTACGCCGGGGCGGTGGGCTGGTGCGATCAGCGCGGCGACGGCCGGTGGGTGGTCTCCATCCGGGGCGCGCAGCTGTCGGCCGACCGCCGCACCGCCGACGCGCACTCCGGCGGCGGGATCGTCGCCGAATCCGATCCCGACGACGAGGTCGAGGAAACCACCACCAAGTTCAAAACCATCCTGGCGGCGTTGGGAGTGCAACCGTGA
- a CDS encoding acid phosphatase — protein MGLLQHRLILLRHGETEWSKSGQHTSRTELELTPRGREQATAAAETIQQLRLDNPYVISSPRQRARTTAELAGLSVDDVDPLISEWDYGDYEGTTTVEIRQTVPNWLVWTHGCPGGETSAQVCERADRAIDLALQHMASRDVVFVGHGHFSRALITRWIEQPVYEGIRVSMPAASIAICSFEHGVRQLSALALTGHPDPAAPA, from the coding sequence GTGGGCCTACTGCAGCACCGGCTGATCCTGCTCCGTCACGGCGAAACGGAGTGGTCGAAGTCAGGTCAGCACACCAGCCGCACCGAACTCGAGCTCACACCCCGCGGCCGCGAACAGGCGACGGCGGCGGCGGAGACGATCCAACAGCTGCGCCTGGACAACCCGTACGTGATCAGCAGCCCCCGGCAGCGCGCGAGGACCACCGCCGAGCTGGCGGGCCTGAGCGTCGACGACGTCGATCCGCTGATCAGCGAATGGGATTACGGCGACTACGAGGGGACCACCACCGTCGAGATCCGCCAGACCGTGCCGAACTGGCTGGTGTGGACCCACGGGTGTCCCGGCGGTGAGACCTCCGCGCAGGTCTGCGAGCGGGCCGACCGGGCGATCGACCTGGCATTGCAACACATGGCGTCCCGCGACGTGGTCTTCGTCGGGCACGGCCATTTCTCCCGCGCGCTGATCACCCGCTGGATCGAGCAACCCGTCTACGAAGGCATCCGGGTGTCGATGCCGGCCGCGTCGATCGCGATCTGCAGCTTCGAGCACGGCGTACGCCAACTCAGTGCGCTGGCGCTGACGGGTCATCCCGATCCGGCCGCACCGGCGTGA
- a CDS encoding AAA family ATPase, producing MTRVLAVANQKGGVAKTTTVASLGAAMVELGKRVLLVDLDPQGCLTFSLGQDPDKLAVSVHEVLLGDVEPDTALVETSEGMTLMPANIDLAGAEAMLLMRAGREYALKRALAKVSDGFDVVIIDCPPSLGVLTLNGLTAADAVIVPLQCETLAHRGVGQFLRTITDVQQITNADLALLGALPTLYDSRTTHSRDVLLDVADRYNLPVLSPPIPRTVRFAEASASGASVLKGRKNKGAMAYREFAGSLLKHWKNGKALPTFTPDV from the coding sequence GTGACGCGGGTACTTGCGGTCGCCAATCAAAAGGGCGGGGTCGCCAAAACGACGACGGTGGCGTCGCTGGGTGCGGCGATGGTCGAGCTGGGTAAGCGGGTGCTGCTCGTCGATCTGGATCCCCAGGGTTGCCTGACGTTTTCGCTCGGGCAGGATCCCGACAAGCTGGCCGTCTCGGTGCACGAGGTGCTGCTCGGTGACGTGGAGCCCGATACGGCGCTGGTCGAGACGTCGGAGGGAATGACGTTGATGCCCGCCAACATCGACCTGGCCGGCGCCGAGGCGATGCTGCTGATGCGCGCCGGTAGGGAGTACGCCCTCAAACGCGCGCTGGCCAAGGTCTCCGACGGCTTCGACGTGGTGATCATCGACTGCCCACCATCGCTGGGAGTGCTCACCCTCAACGGGCTGACCGCGGCGGACGCCGTGATCGTGCCGCTGCAGTGCGAGACGCTGGCCCACCGCGGGGTCGGTCAGTTCCTGCGGACCATCACCGACGTCCAGCAGATCACCAACGCCGACCTGGCACTGCTCGGCGCACTGCCCACGCTGTACGACTCGCGAACCACCCACAGCCGCGACGTGCTGCTCGACGTAGCCGACCGCTACAACCTTCCGGTGCTGTCGCCGCCGATCCCGCGGACCGTGCGGTTCGCCGAGGCAAGCGCCTCGGGCGCATCGGTGCTCAAGGGCCGTAAGAACAAGGGCGCGATGGCCTATCGGGAATTCGCGGGTTCGCTGCTCAAGCACTGGAAGAACGGCAAAGCGCTGCCGACGTTCACCCCCGACGTGTGA
- a CDS encoding DEAD/DEAH box helicase, translated as MTPVVPHTSPSFAQLGVREEIVRALAESGIEHPFAIQEQTLPLALAGDDLIGQARTGMGKTYAFGVPLLHRLTTDTERPLSGIPRALIVVPTRELCIQVFGDLTEASKYLKADHDGASRPLSVVAIYGGRPYEPQVEALQKGADVVVGTPGRLLDLAQQGHLQLGGLSTLVLDEADEMLDLGFLPDIERILKQIPAKRQAMLFSATMPDPIITLARTFMNQPTHIRAEGVQGSATHESTEQFAYRAHALDKVEMVSRILQAEGRGATMIFTRTKRTAQKVCDELAERGFKVDAVHGDLGQGAREKALKSFRSGDVDVLVATDVAARGIDIDDITHVINYQIPEDEQAYVHRIGRTGRAGKTGIAVTLVDWDELPRWTMIDKALGLDTPDPAETYSSSPHFFEEMNIPTDVTGTVGRSRASASTRKAPRQETGRRSAGESGGEDKPARRSSRTRQRTRGGQTPSSSHPEATEQGSPTETDGTAAEGSDAARSGRRRRRRRPNKAAATGTN; from the coding sequence ATGACACCTGTAGTCCCCCACACCAGTCCGTCGTTCGCCCAGCTCGGAGTGCGCGAGGAGATCGTGCGCGCCCTGGCCGAATCCGGCATCGAACATCCCTTCGCCATTCAGGAACAGACCCTGCCGCTGGCCCTGGCCGGCGACGACCTGATCGGTCAGGCCCGCACCGGCATGGGCAAGACCTACGCATTCGGCGTGCCGCTGCTGCACCGGCTCACCACCGACACCGAGCGCCCGCTGAGCGGCATCCCGCGCGCGCTGATCGTCGTTCCCACCCGTGAGCTGTGCATCCAGGTCTTCGGTGACCTGACCGAGGCGTCGAAATACCTCAAAGCCGACCATGATGGCGCGAGCCGGCCGCTGTCGGTCGTGGCGATCTACGGCGGGCGCCCGTACGAGCCGCAGGTCGAGGCGTTGCAGAAGGGCGCGGACGTCGTCGTCGGCACCCCCGGCCGCCTGCTCGACCTGGCACAGCAGGGCCACCTGCAGCTCGGGGGCCTGTCGACGCTGGTTCTCGACGAGGCCGACGAGATGCTCGACCTGGGCTTCCTGCCCGACATCGAGCGGATCCTCAAGCAGATCCCCGCCAAGCGCCAGGCGATGCTGTTCTCGGCGACCATGCCGGACCCGATCATCACGCTGGCCCGCACGTTCATGAACCAGCCGACGCACATCCGCGCCGAGGGTGTTCAGGGTTCGGCCACCCACGAATCCACCGAGCAGTTCGCCTACCGCGCGCACGCCCTCGACAAGGTCGAGATGGTGAGCCGGATCCTGCAGGCCGAGGGCCGCGGCGCGACGATGATCTTCACCCGCACCAAGCGCACCGCCCAGAAGGTCTGCGACGAACTCGCCGAACGCGGCTTCAAGGTCGACGCCGTCCACGGCGATCTCGGCCAGGGCGCCCGCGAGAAGGCACTGAAGTCCTTCCGCAGCGGCGACGTCGACGTGCTCGTCGCGACGGATGTCGCCGCCCGCGGTATCGACATCGACGACATCACCCACGTCATCAACTACCAGATCCCCGAAGACGAGCAGGCTTACGTGCACCGCATCGGGCGCACCGGGCGTGCGGGCAAGACCGGCATCGCCGTCACCCTCGTCGACTGGGACGAGCTGCCCCGCTGGACGATGATCGACAAGGCGCTGGGACTGGACACCCCCGATCCCGCCGAGACCTACTCCAGCTCACCGCACTTCTTCGAAGAGATGAACATCCCGACCGATGTCACCGGCACGGTCGGCCGGAGTCGTGCGTCGGCGAGCACCCGGAAAGCACCGCGGCAGGAGACCGGCAGGCGCAGTGCCGGCGAGAGTGGCGGCGAGGACAAGCCCGCCCGCCGCAGCAGCCGGACGCGCCAGCGCACCCGGGGCGGCCAGACCCCCAGCAGCAGCCATCCCGAAGCCACCGAACAGGGTTCGCCGACGGAGACCGACGGCACCGCCGCCGAGGGTTCTGACGCGGCACGATCGGGACGACGTCGTCGCCGGCGTCGGCCCAACAAGGCCGCGGCCACAGGCACCAACTGA
- a CDS encoding ferritin-like fold-containing protein, whose translation MNSTPSAAAGPAPAAERSGPAASGVSTISSDHPGITELFALLAYGEVAAFYRLTEEARMAPNLRGRINMATMAAAEMNHYEVLRDAMERRGVDVVPAMTKYASALENYHRLTTPSTWLEALVKTYVGDALAADFYLETAGSMPDEVAGVVRSVLSETGHSQFVVAEVRAAVTASQRQRHRLALWSRRLLGEAITQAQYVLAEHDELVDLVMSGGGLSQMTDFFDHLQHTHNTRMQELGLA comes from the coding sequence ATGAATTCGACGCCGTCTGCGGCCGCTGGTCCTGCTCCCGCGGCGGAGCGGAGCGGACCTGCCGCGTCGGGTGTCTCCACCATCTCGTCCGACCATCCGGGCATCACCGAACTCTTCGCATTGCTGGCCTACGGCGAGGTCGCGGCGTTCTACCGCCTCACCGAGGAGGCGCGGATGGCGCCCAATCTGCGGGGCCGCATCAACATGGCCACCATGGCCGCCGCCGAGATGAACCACTACGAAGTGCTGCGCGACGCGATGGAACGCCGAGGCGTCGACGTCGTGCCCGCCATGACGAAGTACGCGTCGGCGCTGGAGAACTACCACCGCCTCACGACGCCCAGCACGTGGCTCGAGGCCCTGGTCAAGACCTATGTGGGCGACGCCCTGGCGGCCGACTTCTATCTCGAGACGGCCGGCTCGATGCCCGACGAGGTCGCCGGCGTGGTGCGCTCCGTGCTCTCCGAGACAGGTCACTCGCAGTTCGTGGTGGCCGAGGTCCGGGCCGCCGTGACGGCCAGTCAGCGTCAGCGCCACCGGTTGGCGCTGTGGTCGAGGCGGCTGCTGGGCGAGGCCATCACCCAGGCGCAGTACGTGCTCGCCGAGCACGACGAACTCGTCGACCTGGTGATGTCGGGCGGCGGCCTGTCGCAGATGACCGACTTCTTCGATCACCTGCAACACACGCACAACACCCGGATGCAGGAGTTGGGACTGGCCTGA